Proteins from a genomic interval of Antedon mediterranea chromosome 5, ecAntMedi1.1, whole genome shotgun sequence:
- the LOC140049712 gene encoding uncharacterized protein has translation MELLQLVLNTTYFRGDIYQKNSGMAMGSPCSLIVANLFMEWLENEAITTAHTDIKPRIWKRYVDDIITIIPKDATQPLLQHFDDAINFTCEEMSLTDNSIPFLDTLVLVDGEGNINTKVFRKATHTNQYLDFNSHHPLQHKLSVIRTLYTDVTR, from the coding sequence ATGGAATTGCTTCAATTGGTACTCAACACCACATATTTCAGAGGGGATATCTACCAGAAAAATTCAGGTATGGCCATGGGTAGTCCATGTTCTCTGATTGTTGCGAATTTATTTATGGAATGGCTGGAAAATGAGGCAATAACTACAGCTCATACCGACATAAAACCGAGGATATGGAAAAGGTATGTAGATgacattataacaataattccCAAGGATGCGACACAACCATTATTACAACACTTCGATGATGCCATTAATTTCACTTGCGAAGAAATGTCCTTAACAGACAACTCTATCCCATTCTTGGATACACTAGTTTTAGTTGATGGGGAAGGCAACATCAACACTAAAGTTTTTAGGAAAGCCACCCACACAAATCAATACTTGGACTTTAACTCACATCATCCTCTACAACACAAGTTATCCGTTATCCGCACACTCTACACAGATGTAACACGATAA